A stretch of [Clostridium] scindens DNA encodes these proteins:
- a CDS encoding biotin-dependent carboxyltransferase family protein, which produces MGIIVENPGILTTVQDEGRFGFQQFGVSPAGPMDTQSFYLANILAGNKRSEGVLEMTFSGPTLRFEKDNIIAITGASMSPCVNGNPIPMYRAVLVRAGETLSFGMTNGNGSRAYLAFAGGLDVPLVMGSKSTLMRNQLGGIEGRKLEKGDSIGFVSPKTTLPNMEMRKLEPEVFPKKELTLRVVTGPQDTDFTEEELRRFFWYGAEITNEFDRMGCRLQREEPLKHIGDGNIITDGIAFGSIQVPSNGQPIIMLADRQSTGGYSKIGTVISVDLPKLTQSVPGYRVRFVRIGIELAQNLYIRRQQKLRNLEKQLGK; this is translated from the coding sequence ATGGGAATTATAGTTGAGAATCCAGGGATACTGACTACGGTGCAGGATGAGGGAAGGTTTGGCTTCCAGCAGTTCGGCGTATCGCCGGCAGGGCCGATGGACACCCAGTCCTTTTATCTGGCCAACATCCTGGCAGGGAATAAAAGAAGCGAAGGCGTGCTGGAAATGACGTTTTCCGGCCCGACGTTAAGGTTTGAAAAGGATAATATCATAGCAATTACCGGCGCGAGCATGTCGCCCTGCGTGAATGGGAATCCGATACCGATGTACCGGGCGGTGCTTGTAAGAGCCGGGGAAACGCTTTCCTTTGGCATGACCAATGGGAATGGAAGCAGGGCTTACCTTGCATTTGCAGGAGGCCTGGACGTACCGCTTGTCATGGGAAGCAAATCCACGCTGATGAGAAACCAGCTGGGAGGCATAGAGGGACGGAAACTGGAAAAGGGAGACTCCATTGGATTCGTAAGTCCGAAGACAACGCTTCCGAATATGGAGATGCGTAAGCTTGAGCCGGAAGTATTTCCGAAAAAGGAATTGACTCTCAGAGTAGTGACCGGCCCGCAGGATACGGATTTTACCGAGGAAGAGTTAAGGCGCTTCTTCTGGTATGGTGCAGAGATCACCAATGAATTTGATCGTATGGGATGCAGGCTTCAAAGGGAAGAGCCGCTTAAGCACATCGGCGACGGCAATATCATTACCGACGGAATCGCATTTGGCTCGATCCAGGTACCTTCGAATGGGCAGCCGATCATTATGCTGGCAGACCGGCAGAGCACGGGCGGCTACAGCAAGATCGGAACCGTCATTTCCGTGGATTTGCCGAAACTGACACAGAGCGTGCCGGGATACAGAGTGCGTTTCGTAAGGATCGGCATTGAGCTGGCGCAGAATCTTTATATAAGGCGGCAGCAGAAATTAAGGAACCTGGAGAAGCAGTTAGGAAAATAG
- a CDS encoding acetyl-CoA carboxylase biotin carboxyl carrier protein: MIHEIESSSITDFALQKGEFRISIKKEGTKEPKAEDDRTIDIEERGNRKRETQEQDVLIEEGTMIRSPLVGVFHAAKTQDGEAQVAIGSHIDEGQILGAIEAMKLMNDVVAACSGTVAEVLVKDGDLVEYGQPLFVIEG, from the coding sequence TTGATTCATGAAATAGAGAGTTCCAGTATCACGGACTTTGCACTTCAGAAGGGAGAGTTCCGGATCTCAATTAAAAAGGAAGGGACTAAGGAACCGAAGGCAGAGGATGACAGGACAATAGATATAGAAGAAAGAGGCAATCGCAAGCGAGAAACTCAGGAACAGGATGTCCTGATAGAAGAGGGCACGATGATAAGGTCCCCGCTGGTAGGAGTCTTCCATGCAGCCAAAACACAGGATGGTGAAGCGCAAGTGGCGATCGGCAGCCATATTGATGAGGGGCAGATCCTGGGAGCGATAGAAGCAATGAAACTGATGAATGACGTAGTGGCAGCTTGTTCCGGTACTGTAGCGGAGGTCCTGGTTAAGGATGGAGACTTGGTGGAGTACGGACAGCCATTATTTGTGATCGAGGGATAA
- the accC gene encoding acetyl-CoA carboxylase biotin carboxylase subunit, whose amino-acid sequence MFRKILIANRGEIAVRIIRACREMGIRTVAVYSQADEAAMHTRLADEAVCIGPAAPLKSYLDMSQILAAAIATKAEAIHPGFGFLSENAEFAKRCEEYGIAFIGPSGHLIEKMGNKSEAKRTMKEAGVPVVPGTELPVYEEAEAIAKAREIGYPVMIKASSGGGGKGMRLAYSEEEFAAAFHTAQQESISAFGDHTMYLERYIQSPRHIEVQIMADKYGNVVHLGERDCSIQRRHQKMIEESPCAFISPELRERLGDTAVRAAKAVGYENAGTIEFLVDRSGEFFFMEMNTRIQVEHPISELVSGVDLIREQIRVAAGLTLSVKQEDIVLRGHAIECRINAEDPVHNFMPCPGTIRKMHLPGGNGIRMDTAIYPGYTIPPYYDSMIVKVIAYDSDRQGAIRKMISTLGELEIEGIQTNLNFQYDVLNQPDFQNGMFDTDFIASHYDL is encoded by the coding sequence ATGTTTAGAAAAATACTGATTGCCAACCGGGGCGAGATAGCGGTGCGGATTATCCGCGCCTGCCGGGAAATGGGAATCCGTACGGTGGCGGTATACTCGCAGGCGGATGAGGCGGCAATGCATACAAGGCTTGCAGATGAAGCGGTCTGCATCGGGCCGGCGGCCCCTCTTAAGAGTTATCTGGATATGAGCCAGATTCTCGCGGCAGCCATAGCCACAAAAGCGGAAGCAATACATCCCGGATTCGGATTCCTGTCGGAAAATGCAGAGTTTGCAAAACGGTGCGAAGAATATGGAATTGCCTTTATCGGACCGAGCGGCCATCTGATTGAAAAGATGGGAAATAAGTCTGAGGCGAAAAGAACTATGAAAGAGGCCGGCGTGCCGGTGGTGCCAGGGACGGAACTGCCGGTGTATGAAGAAGCGGAAGCGATTGCAAAGGCCAGGGAGATCGGATATCCGGTCATGATAAAGGCCTCTTCCGGCGGAGGGGGCAAGGGAATGCGGCTTGCCTATTCTGAGGAAGAGTTTGCGGCGGCATTTCATACGGCCCAGCAGGAATCGATCAGCGCATTTGGCGATCATACCATGTACCTGGAACGCTATATCCAGTCCCCGCGCCATATCGAGGTTCAGATTATGGCGGATAAATATGGGAATGTAGTGCATCTGGGAGAACGTGACTGTTCCATACAGAGGCGGCACCAGAAGATGATAGAAGAATCACCCTGCGCCTTTATTTCCCCGGAATTAAGGGAGCGGCTGGGAGATACGGCAGTACGCGCTGCCAAGGCAGTGGGGTATGAAAATGCTGGAACGATAGAGTTTCTGGTAGACCGGTCCGGAGAGTTCTTCTTTATGGAGATGAATACCAGGATTCAGGTGGAACATCCGATCAGCGAGCTGGTTTCCGGAGTGGACTTGATCCGGGAGCAGATCCGGGTGGCGGCAGGCCTTACGCTCAGCGTAAAGCAGGAAGATATCGTTCTTCGAGGGCATGCCATCGAGTGCCGGATCAATGCGGAAGACCCGGTACACAACTTCATGCCCTGCCCGGGGACTATAAGGAAGATGCATCTTCCGGGAGGAAATGGCATCCGGATGGATACGGCCATATATCCCGGATATACCATACCGCCTTATTATGATTCCATGATCGTCAAAGTCATTGCCTATGACAGCGACAGGCAGGGAGCGATCCGCAAGATGATCAGCACGCTGGGAGAATTGGAGATTGAAGGGATCCAGACAAACTTGAATTTCCAGTACGATGTGCTGAATCAGCCGGATTTCCAGAATGGAATGTTTGATACGGATTTTATAGCCAGTCATTATGACTTGTAA
- a CDS encoding D-2-hydroxyacid dehydrogenase, with translation MKIVVLDGYTLNPGDISWVGLEALGEVTVYDRTKPEEVVERIGDAEVVYTNKTPITRDTLDQCGNIRFIGVLATGYNIIDIEAAKEKGIPVSNIPTYGTAAVSQFAIALLLELCHHIGEHSDAVKNGEWTSNPDWCFWKHPLVELAGKTMGIIGFGRIGQDTGKIAQALGMKVLAFDAYKRPELESETCRYADLDTLLAESDVISLHCPLFPDTEGIINKDTIAKMKTGVMIINDSRGPLIVEEDLRDALNSGKVAGAALDVVSTEPIKMDNPLLSAKNVILTPHIAWAPKESRQRLMDIAVENLQCFVDGAPQNVVNK, from the coding sequence ATGAAAATTGTAGTATTGGATGGTTACACTTTAAACCCTGGCGATATCAGCTGGGTAGGATTGGAGGCATTGGGAGAGGTTACCGTATATGATCGTACCAAGCCGGAAGAAGTGGTGGAAAGAATCGGCGACGCAGAGGTGGTATATACCAATAAGACGCCTATCACAAGGGATACATTGGATCAATGCGGGAATATTCGTTTTATCGGGGTCCTTGCAACCGGATATAATATCATAGACATAGAGGCTGCAAAGGAAAAAGGAATTCCGGTATCCAACATCCCTACATATGGAACTGCAGCAGTATCCCAGTTTGCCATCGCGCTGCTTCTGGAATTATGCCACCATATCGGGGAGCATTCCGATGCAGTGAAGAATGGAGAATGGACCAGCAATCCGGATTGGTGCTTCTGGAAACATCCGCTGGTAGAACTGGCAGGAAAGACCATGGGAATTATCGGATTCGGAAGAATCGGGCAGGATACGGGAAAGATCGCACAGGCGCTTGGAATGAAGGTGCTGGCATTCGACGCATATAAAAGGCCGGAGCTGGAGAGCGAGACTTGCCGCTACGCAGACCTGGATACGCTGCTTGCCGAGTCGGACGTGATCTCTCTTCATTGCCCGTTATTCCCGGATACCGAAGGTATCATCAACAAGGATACGATTGCCAAGATGAAGACCGGAGTCATGATTATCAACGATTCCAGAGGGCCGCTGATCGTAGAAGAGGACTTAAGGGATGCGCTTAACAGTGGAAAAGTGGCAGGAGCCGCACTGGATGTAGTATCTACAGAACCAATCAAGATGGATAATCCGCTTCTTAGCGCCAAGAATGTAATACTTACTCCTCATATCGCGTGGGCTCCGAAGGAATCACGCCAGAGGCTGATGGATATCGCGGTTGAAAATCTCCAGTGCTTTGTGGATGGAGCGCCGCAGAACGTGGTGAACAAATAG
- a CDS encoding LamB/YcsF family protein, which translates to MYSVDLNSDMGESFGAYKLGGDEDIIQYVTTANVACGWHAGDPMVMDKVVRMAKERGVMVGAHPGYPDLMGFGRRKMVLSFQEVKNYVKYQIGALSAFTQSQGMKLQHVAPHGAMGNQCQYDEEISTAIVEAVAEFDKDLIIYYCAGAVLGQIAESKGLRTASEIFADRAYMDDLSLVPRKMEGSMITDEEVAISRCVRMIKEGKVTSINGKELDIKGDTLCVHGDGPKALAFVQKIRETFAKEGIEIKHL; encoded by the coding sequence ATGTACAGTGTGGATTTGAACAGTGATATGGGAGAAAGCTTCGGAGCATACAAACTGGGTGGAGATGAAGACATCATCCAGTATGTGACGACGGCAAACGTAGCCTGCGGATGGCATGCGGGAGATCCCATGGTTATGGATAAAGTAGTGCGTATGGCGAAGGAACGGGGAGTCATGGTGGGTGCTCACCCGGGATACCCGGATCTCATGGGATTTGGACGCAGGAAGATGGTATTATCCTTCCAGGAAGTAAAGAACTATGTGAAATACCAGATCGGCGCGCTGTCCGCATTTACCCAGAGCCAGGGAATGAAACTGCAGCATGTGGCGCCTCACGGGGCAATGGGAAACCAGTGCCAGTACGATGAGGAGATATCCACGGCGATCGTAGAGGCAGTGGCTGAATTCGACAAGGATCTGATCATCTACTACTGTGCAGGCGCAGTGCTGGGACAGATCGCCGAGAGCAAAGGGCTGCGCACGGCTTCCGAAATCTTCGCGGACCGGGCATATATGGATGACCTGTCCTTGGTGCCAAGAAAGATGGAAGGCTCTATGATCACGGATGAAGAGGTTGCGATCAGCAGATGCGTCCGTATGATCAAGGAAGGCAAGGTGACTTCCATTAACGGCAAAGAACTGGATATTAAGGGAGATACCCTCTGCGTGCACGGGGACGGCCCGAAAGCGCTGGCATTTGTCCAGAAGATCCGGGAAACGTTTGCGAAAGAAGGCATCGAGATTAAGCATTTGTAG
- a CDS encoding dicarboxylate/amino acid:cation symporter, translated as MSKETTKKEPMSVVKKMMIALVGGLVVGIGFLLLRQHLTTSGNEAAWTVINKLLFQDITVEEGVGAVGIFYIVGQVFMRGLQLAIVPLVLVSLSLAMCSISNSTKLGRIAGRTLAGFFSFYVCGAFLGCAVAYAVKSLGFFDVTLPSEAVTEASTIDAFNPLATIVNAVPSNITEAFSTNNSILAVVVVAIIIGLCMNKLGEKAEPLKKVLESGNEVIQMYLTFLINKVGPIAIFCLISRTFAIYGVEYLAPAAAYVVSAMATLLLLVVTLYPVGIYLTTRMNPFKFLKKIAKVGVFGFSTNSSAACLPLNTRTCIDELGCSDEITSFVLPTGMTINMNGTTVMHMFAVTFIATSAGINVTPANLVVMAFLSICAAAGTPAIPIAGTTMIFTVLSGMGWTTEACLIGYALVVAINRPVEMALLPLNVIGDAATNVIVNAKEKELNKEVYNG; from the coding sequence ATGAGTAAAGAAACTACCAAAAAAGAACCAATGTCCGTGGTAAAGAAAATGATGATCGCCCTGGTTGGCGGCTTGGTCGTAGGCATAGGCTTCCTGCTGCTGCGCCAGCATCTGACGACTTCAGGAAATGAAGCCGCATGGACGGTTATCAACAAGCTTCTCTTCCAGGATATCACGGTGGAGGAAGGCGTCGGGGCGGTCGGCATCTTCTATATCGTAGGCCAGGTATTCATGAGAGGCCTGCAGCTTGCGATCGTACCGCTGGTTCTGGTGTCCTTAAGCCTTGCCATGTGCAGCATTTCCAACTCTACGAAACTTGGAAGGATCGCCGGACGTACGTTGGCAGGATTCTTCAGTTTCTATGTATGCGGCGCATTTCTTGGATGCGCGGTAGCGTATGCGGTAAAGTCTCTTGGATTTTTCGATGTCACGCTGCCAAGCGAGGCAGTTACGGAAGCATCCACGATCGATGCATTTAATCCGCTGGCGACCATCGTAAATGCAGTGCCCTCCAATATTACGGAGGCATTCAGCACCAACAACAGCATTCTGGCGGTCGTAGTCGTGGCGATTATCATCGGCCTGTGCATGAACAAGCTTGGAGAGAAAGCCGAGCCGTTAAAGAAAGTGCTGGAGAGCGGAAATGAAGTAATCCAGATGTACCTGACCTTCCTGATCAACAAAGTAGGGCCCATCGCAATCTTCTGCCTGATCTCCCGGACATTTGCGATATACGGCGTGGAATACCTTGCGCCGGCTGCCGCTTATGTTGTGTCAGCAATGGCGACATTACTCCTGCTGGTTGTTACGCTCTATCCAGTCGGCATATACCTGACAACCCGGATGAATCCGTTCAAGTTCCTGAAGAAGATCGCAAAAGTCGGCGTATTCGGATTCTCCACCAATTCTTCCGCAGCATGCCTGCCGCTAAATACCAGGACCTGTATTGATGAATTGGGATGCAGCGATGAGATTACCAGTTTCGTGCTTCCGACGGGTATGACCATCAACATGAACGGAACCACCGTTATGCATATGTTTGCAGTTACATTTATCGCGACCTCCGCAGGAATCAATGTTACGCCTGCCAACCTGGTTGTCATGGCATTCCTGTCCATCTGCGCGGCAGCAGGAACACCGGCCATCCCAATTGCGGGAACAACGATGATCTTCACCGTATTATCCGGCATGGGCTGGACCACGGAAGCCTGCCTGATCGGATACGCATTGGTAGTCGCTATCAACCGACCGGTTGAAATGGCGCTGCTACCACTGAACGTTATCGGCGATGCAGCGACGAACGTGATCGTTAATGCGAAAGAAAAAGAACTGAATAAAGAAGTTTACAACGGGTAA
- a CDS encoding ABC transporter permease codes for MAVILRLTWRYMKQNRRRTIITTLGIALAVCALTAVVVFTSSFTRISREMVIKDEGGWHVRFHQVTEAQAKELAEWKKAKKSSPAKDCGEHAGELCMDVEMRRPGIGTLAAAQKYAKEIGMEELPKGEWSELSDHTTAKYEVSYHDELLQYYGVFSMGPEGVGALSVNILVVIILLSSVFIYNAFAVSAFEKMRYIGMLGSVGATRLQKSACILLEGALEGIAGTILGIATGRSITGKVIEVAVRALSASENVAVVLGIKELLIILGCSALIILASCTIPSSRAANATVIDLLIRPYPPKLDGERITSLKREHKIIGVEGAIALKNIFLKEKQYSACIGILSLSLCILLSGTVALKIRAGDYYVKDLRERPETAMWTELDCSGGKMQEFYERLKGFKEVQSISLQRALDFSGILVDEADTVSKDFSEMQVKDENGRVEGGNLAEVTIIGLDERTFSDYAQKAGIDQERDDGESGYPVILEDYMLGMEISEKDGQEKDVRYEYSSHLKKMDHENFNFVYSKYGDMYNWGMNYDSAKNQFEIAKLLDGSFYVLGTTKETPPYPSCKEYMDDTEENNGFYGSSRLKAYMKMEDFERFLEDPAYQDTYGSHPKDAAVSGNDEPKKISACMTFDIARESSGKKWSKGDVQYLHKDVKMRAREDRAFQPKVSQAAKDSGISGKEYIFGSAAVYELEKSQWSQGSIVQILGYGAIALIVAFSLTSILQKISTSTRTRRKEFAMLLSMGMTKKSLKKMIVMENSIYGLMTGILGIPFSIFLMHTQFSEYAGIVKKVPYHLIAMEFVIVILLTVFPAIYGMRQLRTVKIIDGIHDEAC; via the coding sequence ATGGCGGTTATATTGCGATTGACATGGCGTTACATGAAGCAGAACCGGAGGCGCACGATAATCACCACGCTGGGAATCGCTCTGGCGGTATGCGCCTTGACGGCAGTGGTGGTATTTACATCTTCGTTTACCAGGATATCAAGAGAGATGGTGATTAAAGACGAGGGTGGCTGGCATGTGAGATTCCACCAAGTGACGGAAGCGCAGGCAAAAGAACTGGCAGAGTGGAAGAAGGCAAAAAAAAGTTCGCCTGCCAAAGACTGCGGCGAGCATGCGGGAGAACTGTGCATGGATGTGGAAATGCGCCGTCCGGGCATAGGGACGCTGGCGGCCGCGCAGAAGTATGCAAAGGAAATCGGAATGGAGGAACTTCCCAAGGGGGAGTGGAGCGAATTATCCGACCATACGACAGCGAAGTATGAAGTAAGTTATCACGACGAACTTTTGCAATACTACGGCGTATTTTCTATGGGACCAGAAGGCGTCGGGGCTCTGTCTGTAAATATCCTGGTTGTAATTATCCTGCTATCCAGCGTTTTTATTTACAACGCTTTTGCAGTCTCTGCATTTGAAAAAATGCGCTATATTGGCATGCTTGGAAGCGTGGGCGCCACAAGGCTGCAGAAATCTGCCTGTATCCTGCTGGAGGGGGCTCTGGAAGGGATTGCAGGAACTATTCTCGGAATTGCCACAGGGAGGAGCATTACGGGAAAGGTAATAGAGGTGGCAGTAAGAGCATTGAGCGCTAGCGAAAATGTAGCCGTCGTGCTGGGAATAAAAGAACTGCTTATCATACTGGGATGCTCTGCGCTTATCATCCTGGCGTCCTGCACAATTCCATCTTCCCGGGCGGCAAACGCAACGGTGATTGACTTGCTGATCCGCCCTTACCCACCGAAACTGGATGGTGAAAGAATCACATCTTTGAAAAGGGAACACAAGATTATCGGCGTAGAAGGAGCAATCGCGCTGAAGAATATCTTTCTAAAGGAAAAGCAGTATTCTGCTTGTATTGGAATCCTAAGCCTTAGTCTGTGCATTCTGCTGAGCGGGACGGTGGCGCTTAAGATACGCGCGGGGGATTACTATGTCAAGGATCTGCGGGAGCGTCCCGAGACAGCCATGTGGACAGAACTGGATTGCAGCGGCGGGAAAATGCAGGAATTCTATGAGAGGCTGAAAGGATTTAAGGAAGTGCAAAGCATCTCTCTGCAACGGGCGCTTGATTTTTCGGGAATCCTGGTGGATGAGGCCGATACTGTTTCGAAAGATTTTAGCGAGATGCAAGTAAAGGACGAAAATGGCAGAGTCGAAGGCGGCAATCTGGCGGAAGTTACGATCATTGGACTGGATGAACGAACCTTCTCTGACTATGCCCAAAAAGCTGGCATAGACCAGGAGAGGGATGACGGGGAATCTGGATATCCTGTCATTCTGGAGGACTATATGCTGGGTATGGAGATATCGGAAAAAGACGGGCAGGAAAAGGATGTCCGGTACGAATACAGCAGCCACCTAAAGAAAATGGATCATGAGAACTTCAATTTTGTATATAGCAAATACGGCGATATGTACAATTGGGGAATGAATTACGACTCTGCAAAGAATCAGTTCGAAATAGCAAAACTGCTGGATGGCAGTTTCTACGTCTTAGGCACCACAAAAGAGACGCCGCCCTATCCCTCTTGTAAAGAATATATGGACGATACCGAAGAAAATAATGGATTTTATGGCAGCAGCCGGCTCAAAGCCTATATGAAAATGGAGGATTTTGAGAGATTCCTGGAGGATCCGGCCTACCAGGATACCTATGGCAGCCATCCCAAAGATGCAGCGGTATCCGGCAACGATGAGCCGAAAAAGATATCGGCTTGTATGACATTTGACATTGCGAGGGAATCTTCCGGTAAGAAATGGTCCAAAGGGGATGTCCAATATCTTCATAAAGATGTGAAGATGCGTGCGCGGGAAGATCGGGCATTTCAGCCTAAAGTATCACAGGCAGCAAAAGATTCAGGGATTTCAGGAAAGGAATATATCTTTGGAAGCGCCGCCGTCTACGAATTGGAGAAAAGCCAATGGTCACAAGGATCTATTGTACAGATCTTGGGATATGGCGCGATTGCGCTGATCGTGGCATTTTCCCTGACTAGCATATTGCAGAAAATATCAACATCAACCAGAACAAGGCGGAAGGAATTTGCAATGCTGCTGTCAATGGGAATGACGAAGAAGAGCCTGAAGAAGATGATAGTTATGGAGAACTCCATCTATGGGCTGATGACAGGAATACTGGGGATTCCGTTCAGCATTTTCCTGATGCATACCCAGTTTTCGGAATATGCGGGGATTGTAAAAAAGGTGCCTTATCATCTTATTGCGATGGAATTCGTAATTGTAATCTTGCTGACGGTATTTCCGGCCATATACGGCATGCGGCAGCTTAGGACGGTGAAAATCATAGATGGCATACATGACGAGGCCTGCTAG
- a CDS encoding ABC transporter ATP-binding protein, which produces MEILRIDNVTKTYGEKDTAVHALDRVSFSVEEGEFVAVTGPSGSGKSTLLHILGGVDKPDSGTVQVKGTDIFRLNETNQAIFRRRQIGLIYQFYNLIPILTVEENILLPLLLDGKKPNPKRLAQILSILGLEDRKEHLPSQLSGGQQQRVSVGRALITHPAVILADEPTGNLDQKNTKEIMDLFCKLNRTYKQTIVMITHDMRLAAQCDRVLAIVDGRLAAGRTLMNQKVPLDN; this is translated from the coding sequence ATGGAAATATTAAGAATAGACAATGTAACAAAGACATATGGGGAAAAGGACACCGCCGTACATGCCCTGGATCGGGTTTCCTTCTCTGTAGAAGAAGGAGAATTCGTGGCGGTAACAGGCCCTTCCGGTTCCGGGAAATCCACCTTGCTGCATATTTTGGGCGGTGTGGATAAGCCGGATAGTGGGACCGTGCAGGTGAAAGGGACGGATATTTTCCGGTTAAATGAGACAAATCAGGCGATTTTCCGCAGACGTCAGATCGGCCTTATCTACCAGTTCTATAACCTGATTCCTATATTGACGGTGGAGGAAAATATATTGCTTCCGTTGCTCCTGGATGGGAAGAAGCCTAACCCGAAGAGGCTGGCGCAGATTCTTTCGATCCTGGGGCTGGAGGATCGGAAAGAACATCTGCCAAGCCAGCTCTCGGGAGGCCAGCAGCAGAGAGTATCTGTGGGCAGAGCGCTGATCACGCATCCGGCAGTCATCCTGGCGGATGAGCCCACCGGCAATCTGGACCAGAAGAATACGAAAGAAATAATGGACCTATTCTGCAAGCTGAACAGGACATATAAGCAGACGATCGTCATGATCACCCATGATATGAGGCTTGCGGCCCAGTGCGACCGGGTGCTCGCGATCGTGGACGGGAGACTTGCGGCTGGACGGACATTAATGAATCAGAAGGTACCTCTGGACAATTGA
- the prdA gene encoding D-proline reductase (dithiol) proprotein PrdA → MSISVEYANEHKDSPAVLCCRAEEGTVLSAHNLEDPAIFDDLEDSGLLSLEGALSIGQVLGARLTKTADSLTPVTLELVDQIQEQEEETEGKEKEEAYAQDLSEAAAQAAYPYSGTQGANTLKLHIGEGKGIDIELPLGGYPTADVATLSKKAATQEKETVEMAGKDILAHELTKYIFPIHKVILGNETKIEDGVLTVRKTLEEDAKGASPIIKDVKVDLITPDNQDVYTNSMMDICPIAVKKEGKLGEGVTYEAGGVVVMLTGVEESGKQCSDAASSDGIFSEKVIFGRPGAPDKDDIVIRVHVVIEDGYQMERPGPMAAHKAADILTQEIREALRELDKEKAAEKQVLDDIKHIGKPRVLYVKEIMGQGAMHDNLILPEEPCGYVGARPNVDLGNVPVFLRVNEVRDGGIHALTCITPDTKETTRLYFREPIIDLLAHDPQIHFLGVLFVGSPQACTEKFYVSERVGAVVESMNIDGCIVSTEGFGNNHVDFASHIEQIGRQGIPVVGTSFCGIQGALVVGNKYMDTMVDMCVSEDGWETDNLCENQMTPEVAQRCVAMMKNKMMGRSFKKAERQWSQAVADSNAEKIKEA, encoded by the coding sequence ATGTCAATATCTGTAGAGTACGCAAACGAACACAAGGATTCACCGGCAGTGCTTTGCTGCAGGGCAGAAGAAGGCACTGTGCTGTCAGCTCATAATCTGGAGGATCCGGCTATATTTGATGATTTGGAGGATTCCGGCCTGCTCAGTTTAGAAGGAGCCTTATCGATCGGCCAGGTTCTGGGAGCCAGGCTCACAAAGACAGCAGATTCTCTGACGCCTGTTACTTTAGAACTTGTGGATCAGATTCAGGAGCAGGAAGAAGAAACAGAGGGAAAAGAAAAAGAAGAGGCATATGCGCAGGATCTATCCGAAGCGGCGGCCCAGGCAGCCTATCCATATTCGGGAACCCAGGGTGCCAATACGCTAAAACTACATATCGGAGAAGGGAAGGGAATTGATATTGAACTTCCATTAGGAGGCTATCCTACTGCGGACGTGGCAACACTTTCCAAAAAAGCAGCAACGCAAGAGAAGGAAACAGTGGAAATGGCAGGGAAGGACATCCTGGCACATGAACTGACCAAATACATCTTCCCAATCCATAAAGTGATTCTCGGAAATGAGACGAAGATCGAGGATGGCGTGCTTACGGTAAGAAAGACGCTGGAAGAGGACGCAAAAGGCGCAAGTCCGATTATCAAGGATGTGAAGGTAGACCTGATCACGCCGGATAATCAGGATGTCTATACCAACAGCATGATGGATATCTGCCCTATCGCGGTAAAGAAAGAGGGCAAATTAGGAGAAGGCGTTACCTACGAGGCCGGAGGCGTAGTCGTTATGCTCACCGGAGTGGAGGAAAGCGGCAAGCAGTGCTCAGACGCGGCTTCATCCGATGGCATTTTCAGCGAGAAGGTAATATTTGGCCGTCCGGGGGCGCCGGATAAAGATGACATTGTTATCCGGGTACATGTAGTAATAGAAGATGGATACCAGATGGAGCGCCCAGGCCCGATGGCCGCGCACAAGGCCGCGGATATACTGACGCAGGAGATCCGGGAAGCATTGAGGGAACTGGATAAGGAGAAGGCAGCAGAAAAGCAGGTGCTGGATGACATCAAGCATATCGGAAAGCCGAGAGTCCTGTATGTAAAAGAAATCATGGGACAGGGGGCAATGCATGACAACCTGATCCTTCCGGAAGAGCCATGCGGATATGTAGGGGCGAGACCCAATGTGGATCTTGGAAACGTGCCGGTATTCTTAAGGGTTAATGAGGTACGCGACGGCGGCATCCATGCTTTGACATGCATTACGCCGGATACCAAGGAGACAACAAGGCTGTACTTTAGAGAGCCAATCATTGACCTGCTGGCTCATGATCCGCAGATTCACTTCCTGGGTGTACTTTTTGTGGGAAGCCCGCAGGCATGCACGGAAAAGTTCTATGTATCCGAGCGAGTCGGAGCAGTAGTGGAATCAATGAACATTGATGGATGCATTGTAAGTACAGAAGGATTTGGCAATAACCACGTAGACTTCGCCTCCCATATCGAGCAGATCGGCAGGCAGGGCATCCCGGTAGTGGGAACTTCATTCTGCGGAATTCAGGGCGCGCTGGTAGTAGGCAATAAATATATGGACACCATGGTAGATATGTGCGTCTCCGAAGATGGATGGGAGACTGATAACCTCTGTGAGAACCAGATGACTCCGGAAGTGGCGCAGCGCTGCGTAGCAATGATGAAGAATAAGATGATGGGCAGATCATTTAAAAAGGCGGAGAGGCAGTGGAGCCAGGCGGTTGCCGATTCGAATGCAGAAAAGATCAAGGAGGCGTAG